The following proteins are encoded in a genomic region of Phaeodactylum tricornutum CCAP 1055/1 chromosome 1, whole genome shotgun sequence:
- a CDS encoding predicted protein → MNPKTRSSSNRLSESRNIPRSLWFGIITCASFVILMMETVFIHNSVSSGTGLANKSCMQELATFPSWLYLSPLAGEASGGRFGGTVQDTPGGSAKRKYVSERRFICPSAQDLFDSQELEKAIGDAHDFHTKGGNLKALQHYLDQHMQSTLDKLQLQFTFSGGENPTKHAVDDLKHYYSANKVKRGGYGQSLPGDFHGERLDLLTAKRWIDVIEPATSERQNTAVGPFDLKCEKLVQFGNGNYETKFMCAPVESKTETKEDTHGCHLFSVGSNDQWGFEEAARIQVPHCQTHTFDCTLQNGKPQKKPKDENVHFYDRCIGEKAGNPKYKGYEALANETGINSPPKYLKMDVEGFEYQVLLESVLAAPQKIWPEQIMVETHWGSRMVDLPWMLRHRQAGELALFYSSLYHRGGYIPVYTRNIRGCEPCMEVLLAKVLCTEDM, encoded by the coding sequence ATGAACCCAAAAACTCGTAGTTCGTCTAATCGCCTTTCGGAATCTAGGAATATCCCTAGGAGCTTGTGGTTCGGGATTATAACATGCGCATCCTTTGTCATCCTCATGATGGAAACGGTTTTTATCCACAACTCTGTTTCGTCGGGAACTGGCTTGGCGAACAAGTCATGCATGCAAGAGCTAGCCACATTTCCATCCTGGCTCTATTTATCGCCATTAGCTGGTGAAGCGTCTGGAGGCCGCTTCGGAGGTACGGTACAAGACACTCCTGGTGGCAGTGCTAAGAGGAAATATGTCTCCGAACGACGATTCATCTGCCCTTCTGCGCAAGATTTGTTTGACTCACAGGAGCTTGAAAAGGCCATTGGGGATGCCCACGATTTTCACACCAAGGGCGGGAATCTTAAAGCCCTACAACATTATTTGGACCAACACATGCAATCCACTCTGGACAAGTTGCAATTGCAGTTCACGTTCTCTGGTGGGGAAAATCCGACAAAGCATGCTGTCGACGACCTCAAACACTATTATAGCGCAAATAAGGTTAAGCGCGGAGGGTACGGACAATCCCTTCCTGGCGATTTTCACGGCGAACGTCTAGATCTGTTGACCGCAAAGCGATGGATCGACGTGATTGAACCAGCTACAAGTGAACGGCAGAATACGGCTGTCGGACCTTTTGATCTAAAATGCGAGAAGCTTGTACAATTTGGAAATGGCAACTACGAAACCAAGTTTATGTGTGCCCCAGTCGAAAGTAAAACAGAGACTAAGGAAGACACGCATGGCTGCCATCTATTCTCAGTGGGTTCGAACGATCAATGGGGCTTTGAAGAAGCAGCAAGAATTCAAGTTCCGCACTGCCAGACACACACTTTCGACTGCACACTACAAAATGGGAAGCCACAGAAGAAGCCTAAAGACGAGAACGTCCATTTTTATGACCGCTGCATTGGAGAAAAGGCAGGAAACCCAAAATACAAAGGCTACGAAGCTTTGGCTAACGAGACTGGAATCAACAGCCCACCAAAGTACCTCAAGATGGACGTAGAGGGCTTTGAGTATCAAGTTCTTCTTGAATCCGTACTAGCTGCTCCGCAGAAGATTTGGCCAGAGCAAATCATGGTCGAAACCCACTGGGGCAGTCGCATGGTGGACTTGCCGTGGATGCTACGACATAGACAGGCAGGAGAGCTTGCTTTATTTTACTCTTCCCTTTATCACAGAGGTGGCTACATTCCTGTTTATACTCGCAATATTCGCGGGTGCGAGCCATGCATGGAAGTTCTTTTAGCAAAGGTTCTTTGCACAGAAGACATGTGA
- a CDS encoding predicted protein, translating to MQNEGKEVRAPSEALSASTPVLSEQPPRKKKPKKRNKDPKAGEDGAIRKKPRKNKPPKEADVSAPGLTAAQKAVNEQMRRALEEDQYSAYGSIVDTDSDGEDEYTYRGQSVRLDRSSIQQAMKKGTLFDPARGTAVYEEEDPVDEENTEKQESVRTRRSKAKKKKRRKEAAVVAATEVGVSKDVAADLLGLDGADEDMDRDGGSIFGQTTGSSNSTWVECDKCKKWRRLRGVVDEKKLPSKWFCSMNKNDPERSRCSAPEEEYEAPHTPESAADARTRKHLRVWVRRLQSNEAYEARQPTLTRGKKRAVASSSKDPYEWVRCCNPSCGKWRAVLRIMDAKTNVIDRTTDGEWYCVMNMWDEKTASCAAPQENLPSVGCPPWVMQDEN from the exons ATGCAAAACGAGGGAAAGGAAGTGAGAGCACCTTCTGAAGCGCTGTCAGCCAGTACGCCCGTTCTATCCGAGCAACCACCGCGAAAGAAAAAGCCCAAAAAGCGCAACAAG GATCCAAAAGCTGGCGAAGATGGTGCGATCCGTAAAAAGCCGCGCAAAAACAAGCCACCCAAAGAGGCGGATGTCAGCGCGCCCGGTCTGACTGCTGCACAGAAAGCCGTCAACGAGCAGATGCGTAGAGCGCTCGAAGAAGACCAGTATTCCGCTTACGGCAGTATCGTCGATACTGATAGTGATGGAGAAGATGAATACACGTATCGCGGACAGTCGGTACGTTTGGATCGGTCATCCATTCAACAGGCAATGAAGAAGGGTACGCTTTTTGATCCAGCACGTGGAACTGCGGTTTacgaggaagaagatcccgttgatgaagaaaacaCGGAGAAACAAGAATCCGTTCGCACCCGTCGCAGTaaagcaaagaagaagaaacgacgTAAAGAGGCTGCTGTGGTGGCTGCAACCGAAGTTGGCGTCAGTAAGGACGTTGCTGCTGATCTTCTGGGCCTCGACGGCGCGGATGAAGATATGGATCGTGACGGAGGCTCTATATTTGGACAGACCACCGGTAGCAGCAACTCGACCTGGGTAGAATGCGACAAATGTAAGAAATGGAGACGTCTGCGAGGTGTAGTTGACGAAAAGAAGTTGCCTTCAAAGTGGTTCTGCTCAATGAACAAGAATGATCCAGAGCGCTCTCGCTGCTCCGCCCCGGAAGAAGAATATGAAGCTCCCCATACTCCCGAGTCTGCTGCGGATGCTCGTACTCGGAAACACTTGCGCGTTTGGGTACGTCGTCTCCAGAGCAATGAAGCCTACGAAGCCCGCCAACCAACCTTGACGCGAGGCAAGAAGCGTGCCGTTGCATCGAGCAGCAAAGATCCCTATGAATGGGTCCGTTGTTGCAACCCGTCTTGCGGGAAGTGGCGTGCAGTTTTACGGATTATGGATGCGAAAACGAATGTTATCGACCGAACAACTGATGGGGAATGGTACTGCGTTATGAACATGTGGGACGAAAAAACAGCGAGTTGCGCGGCCCCTCAGGAAAATCTTCCCTCTGTCGGTTGTCCTCCCTGGGTGATGCAGGACGAAAATTAA
- a CDS encoding predicted protein, with the protein MSRWDALDPSRKTGLQCRLSTESNRNEGETIQNKHIRPANSNKSQHGRSEASVSVERFLILTGKCRKTTSTHSIARLATFVSKNLSLLPVDKVSHDAVEDIFLPFLQADCNCRSIRAQTAVLETLEQILDHKAYWAEMMAPLVEDITDTGGEAFLTNPIRCHLFEIIQKDLLRFVKSDCDVASRQSIDRVEAFCRCLLKALMIAKVVEGTKKHAGRTTLDLDPTLIQKLMLTCWCEGVQICWLVSPAFLLRVSHDKFDYPIGATALNCISDLLVFTPFNLWLSQGHNPPS; encoded by the exons ATGAGTAGATGGGATGCTTTGGATCCGTCAAGAAAGACTGGCCtacaatgccgattgtcgacAGAATCCAACCGGAATGAAGGGGAAACAATTCAAAACAAACACATACGACCAGCCAATTCTAACAAAAGTCAGCATGGCAGAAGCGAGGCATCCGTATCTGTTGAACGATTTTTGATTTTGACGGGAAAGTGTCGAAAGACCACGTCAACGCATTCGATTGCAAGACTGGCTACGTTTGTTAGCAAGAATTTGTCTCTGCTACCGGTAGATAAAGTTTCCCACGATGCCGTGGAGGACATTTTTCTTCCGTTCTTGCAAGCCGATTGCAATTGCCGTTCAATAAGAGCGCAGACTGCCGTCCTTGAAACATTAGAACAAATTTTAGATCACAAAGCTTACTGGGCGGAAATGATGGCCCCGCTTGTAGAGGACATCACCGATACCGGTGGTGAAGCTTTTTTGACAAATCCGATTCGATGTCATTTGTTCGAAATAATCCAGAAAGACCTATTGCGATTCGTTAAAAGTGATTGCGACGTGGCATCAAGGCAATCAATTGATCGGGTTGAAGCATTTTGTCGATGCCTTCTCAAAGCACTGATGATTGCAAAAGTTGTCGAAGGGACAAAAAAGCATGCCGGGCGAACCACGTTGGATCTCGACCCAACTCTAATCCAGAAACTGATGCTCACATGTTGGTGTGAGGGTGTTCAAA TTTGTTGGTTGGTCAGCCCTGCTTTTTTGCTTCGCGTATCCCATGACAAGTTTGATTATCCAATTGGGGCTACGGCTTTGAATTGCATTTCTGATCTTCTTGTGTTTACTCCTTTCAATTTGTGGCTTTCGCAAGGTCACAACCCGCCATCT
- a CDS encoding predicted protein, with amino-acid sequence MTFSGTTKLSVGSLVRAKFSDAFKGVSRRAVVATVQEDSACLLYEDEAPRSLPFADQSTSDEVKDRAGSYLQRIFIVAPIVEENSGEAERSVPLEEVEELLPFESLCDALAADDLEVSSWKARGDQLLRRGDASAATSFYEHALKLTSRLQIGSSIIVRVRGHAKVAEVDCIDAQEGIDVVMQEDGREATIKESDILLCVMEEDSERFQERILLNLSRCLSQVHDISSWSRRSIYQKRAILAATLALTVASFHDEKKNVISNTQLTALILRCQSHLSLSKFQHAGVDLDRLLALEPNHKEGLKLARELTSLRIRRNNADKKLVKEMCRWVKAATNDSELRALDANQVQRY; translated from the exons ATGACGTTTTCCGGAACGACGAAGTTAAGCGTTGGATCGTTGGTTCGTGCGAAGTTTTCCGACGCTTTCAAGGGAGTTTCCAGAAGAGCAGTTGTTGCTACCGTGCAGGAAGACTCGGCTTGCCTGCTATATGAGGACGAAGCCCCTCGTTCGCTGCCGTTTGCGGACCAAAGCACATCTGATGAAGTGAAAGATCGAGCAGGATCGTATCTACAACGCATCTTTATAGTCGCCCCTATAGTTGAAGAAAATAGTGGAGAGGCGGAGCGTTCTGTTCCTTTAGAAGAAGTCGAAGAGCTGTTGCCTTTTGAGTCGTTGTGCGACGCTTTGGCAGCGGATGATTTGGAAGTCTCATCTTGGAAAGCACGAGGCGATCAGCTCTTACGCAGGGGAGATGCGTCTGCAGCTACATCATTCTACGAGCACGCTTTGAAACTAACCAGCCGCCTTCAGATTGGATCCTCAATCATTGTAAGAGTTCGCGGGCACGCAAAGGTTGCAGAAGTTGATTGCATAGACGCGCAAGAAGGTATCGACGTTGTCATGCAAGAAGATGGACGAGAGGCGACCATCAAGGAAAGCGATATATTATTGTGTGTAATGGAGGAGGACAGTGAGCGCTTTCAGGAAAGGATTTTACTGAATCTGAGTCGTTGCCTATCGCAAGTCCACGACATATCGTCGTGGTCTCGACGGTCCATCTACCAGAAACGAGCCATTCTTGCCGCAACACTGGCTCTCACAGTTGCTTCTTTTCATGATGAGAAAAAGAATGTCATCTCAAATACCCAATTAACAGCCTTAATCCTCCGATGCCAATCCCATCTGTCTTTGTCCAAATTTCAGCATGCCGGTGTTGATCTCGATCGTTTACTTGCTTTGGAGCCTAATCACAAAGAAGGACTGAAACTTGCCCGCGAACTGACAAGTCTTCGGATACGTCGAAACAACGCCGACAAGAAGCTCGTGAAAGAAATGTGTCGGTGGGTGAAGGCAGCCACGAACGATTCG GAACTCCGTGCCTTAGACGCGAACCAAGTCCAGCGCTATTAG
- a CDS encoding predicted protein translates to MVFGRVVDLFRGEPQLPEGPTKLPQYFPVEPKGCEKHAQKLFSCLVNEATTKARDMEKAGLHKSYFPDVKVTPGDDKAAQLVAEGSDDPELPKAGENPLDKCRTAIAYYQRCCDRELKKRQNWILTEPYRVQEEYRYGGVNAPDDA, encoded by the coding sequence ATGGTCTTTGGAAGGGTTGTAGATTTATTTCGAGGCGAGCCACAGCTCCCCGAAGGACCAACGAAACTGCCTCAATATTTTCCGGTCGAACCGAAAGGTTGCGAAAAACACGCGCAAAAGCTCTTCTCCTGCCTTGTAAACGAAGCCACCACCAAAGCCCGGGATATGGAAAAGGCCGGTCTTCATAAAAGCTACTTTCCTGACGTCAAGGTTACACCAGGAGACGACAAAGCAGCTCAGTTGGTTGCTGAAGGATCGGACGACCCTGAACTACCGAAGGCCGGTGAGAACCCCCTTGATAAATGCCGCACCGCAATTGCATACTACCAACGCTGTTGCGACCGTGAACTAAAGAAGCGACAGAATTGGATACTGACTGAGCCGTATCGTGTGCAGGAAGAATACCGGTACGGAGGCGTCAATGCTCCCGATGACGCATAA
- a CDS encoding predicted protein translates to MKILYRRFLLRSLIGLHFLLTFCQAFQRPCSMLFNGARSLRTLQFMVDDENMDSMRRLLEKSWNSESMGPIPTNAESAADSAAKSILEALDRKQIPLFFVDILLPQYDITQGDRLYDEVLAVEFCIALANRLEGKSVIVVKDQRTMDTVKRILDRREFGSSLSIGDERENGQDDNEAQSGSSGVTNEVEYFDDFADFGAAGSPSTNLDPSFGSSSSDNNLDLFRRQLMSSWESESISSDETQKDTKGVPPASTKSSVQRYRLASMMGSVDIKYGSDMVDKVAKAVSDNAQPKADEDTLIILSAISPQELIGIRGLVGKYKGEKKIVLVNCQLKPIPRELISAQTVYCILPLIARDKTIDRSNTDSGKLEPDPPQPKIVVLKRYPRDWEVFVDIGDGFKLGATAPAGRYKKMPPMEWIAGAVKRYLQSMR, encoded by the coding sequence ATGAAGATTCTCTATAGGCGTTTTTTATTGAGATCATTAATCGGTCTACACTTCCTTCTAACTTTTTGCCAAGCGTTTCAGAGACCATGTTCGATGTTATTCAATGGAGCGAGATCTCTTCGAACTCTTCAGTTCAtggtggacgacgaaaatatGGACAGTATGAGAAGGCTATTAGAAAAATCTTGGAATTCTGAGTCGATGGGACCAATCCCAACGAACGCTGAATCTGCAGCCGACTCTGCTGCTAAATCAATTTTAGAAGCTTTGGATCGAAAGCAAATACCCTTATTCTTTGTGGACATTTTGTTACCACAATACGACATCACACAAGGAGACCGGTTATACGACGAAGTATTGGCAGTTGAGTTCTGTATAGCTCTGGCTAATCGGTTGGAAGGAAAATCAGTCATAGTTGTCAAGGATCAGAGAACGATGGATACAGTTAAACGGATTCTAGACAGACGAGAATTTGGTTCTTCACTCTCGATTGGCGATGAGAGAGAAAATGGacaagacgacaacgaggCGCAATCTGGATCTTCCGGTGTCACCAACGAGGTCGAGTATTTCGACGACTTTGCCGACTTTGGCGCAGCCGGGAGCCCTTCTACCAACCTGGATCCGTCTTTTGGAAGTTCTTCCTCTGACAACAATTTAGATTTGTTTCGTCGACAGCTCATGTCCTCGTGGGAAAGCGAGTCAATCTCCTCGGACGAAACACAGAAAGACACAAAAGGTGTCCCGCCCGCAAGTACAAAGTCTTCTGTGCAGCGATACAGGCTCGCGAGTATGATGGGAAGTGTTGATATAAAATATGGAAGCGATATGGTGGACAAAGTCGCGAAGGCCGTCTCGGACAATGCTCAACCAAAGGCTGACGAGGATACTCTGATAATTTTGTCTGCAATTTCGCCACAGGAGCTTATTGGTATCCGAGGCCTTGTAGGGAAGTACAAAGGGGAGAAAAAAATCGTTCTGGTTAATTGTCAATTGAAGCCGATCCCACGCGAATTGATCTCAGCCCAAACTGTATATTGCATATTGCCTTTGATCGCTCGCGACAAAACAATCGATAGGAGTAATACCGACTCCGGGAAGTTAGAACCGGATCCACCGCAACCCAAGATAGTAGTTCTTAAGAGATATCCCCGAGATTGGGAAGTATTTGTGGACATTGGTGATGGTTTCAAGCTGGGTGCTACAGCTCCAGCCGGACGGTACAAAAAAATGCCCCCGATGGAGTGGATCGCCGGAGCTGTCAAGCGCTACCTTCAATCAATGCGATGA
- a CDS encoding predicted protein — translation MENQATHRIWLTACLLALMHIKGVCGWRLPLRRSSTATLDYRFLMSAAAEAHAENERNDRVTRNKLVVILAGPTAVGKSDVAAKLCAQLRGIIVSADSVQAYRGVQIGANKPDKAEMEQTPHLLVDVADHMENYNAAGWRRDAMYCIQRLVDPNTDSSGIVDEIDIHDPHFRRNRGFEIEEAIQRGLRVKQYRRESSVLPVVVGGTMMYLQWLVHGRPDALRPTDDALRTAAEIMGRFEIVDDWEGAAQYVRNFGEAFSHQASKLCGQDWYRLRRILEVALTVQESSDATLVDKPYSGEREGSLKSLGYDVRCFFLCPDDRMKHTAVIDKRCEQMVQRGLLKETADLQLARRLPDMAAKAICYRQALDYLERSDAKDEDEIAFQEFLDMFTTATRRYAKKQMQWFRKDSEFVFVPVAVSIDQTARIDSTTETISHMISMSRESFDAMRESQNSVSALTRMENEMQGKQMKFYQTKRHVLKQDSVELALALREADHCTNRIHATNSTSM, via the coding sequence ATGGAAAACCAGGCGACCCACCGAATTTGGCTTACGGCTTGCCTACTAGCTCTAATGCACATCAAAGGCGTTTGCGGTTGGCGCCTTCCTCTAAGAAGATCATCAACAGCAACGCTAGATTATAGGTTTTTAATGAGTGCTGCTGCCGAGGCCCACGCGGAAAATGAGCGCAATGATCGAGTGACACGGAACAAGCTAGTTGTCATACTAGCAGGTCCAACCGCCGTGGGAAAATCTGATGTTGCAGCCAAACTCTGTGCGCAGCTGCGTGGTATTATTGTATCAGCGGATTCAGTGCAAGCTTATCGAGGCGTTCAGATCGGGGCGAATAAGCCGGACAAAGCCGAAATGGAGCAGACGCCGCATTTGCTGGTTGACGTTGCCGATCACATGGAAAACTACAACGCCGCAGGATGGAGAAGGGATGCGATGTATTGTATTCAACGGCTGGTAGATCCCAACACAGACTCTAGTGGTATCGTCGATGAAATAGATATTCACGACCCACATTTTCGCCGAAATCGAGGTTTTGAGATTGAAGAAGCAATTCAGCGGGGCTTGCGAGTCAAACAGTATAGACGAGAAAGCTCGGTCTTACCTGTCGTGGTTGGTGGTACTATGATGTATTTACAGTGGTTGGTTCACGGGAGACCAGACGCGCTCCGTCCCACCGATGACGCTTTGCGAACAGCAGCCGAAATCATGGGCAGATTTGAAATCGTCGACGACTGGGAAGGTGCTGCGCAATACGTCAGAAATTTTGGCGAAGCATTTTCCCATCAAGCCTCAAAGCTGTGTGGTCAAGATTGGTATAGGTTACGAAGGATACTGGAGGTGGCGCTTACCGTGCAGGAGAGTAGCGATGCTACCCTCGTAGATAAGCCTTACAGTGGCGAGCGAGAGGGTAGCCTCAAATCACTTGGTTACGACGTCAGAtgtttctttctttgtccAGACGACCGAATGAAGCACACCGCTGTTATTGATAAGCGTTGTGAGCAAATGGTTCAGCGAGGGCTGCTCAAAGAAACAGCTGACCTCCAGCTGGCCAGGCGATTGCCGGATATGGCGGCGAAAGCTATTTGTTATCGTCAGGCTTTGGATTATTTGGAACGCAGCGATGccaaagacgaagatgaaaTTGCCTTTCAAGAGTTTCTAGATATGTTCacgacagcaacaaggcgCTATGCTAAGAAACAAATGCAGTGGTTTCGAAAAGATTCGGAGTTTGTGTTTGTACCGGTTGCTGTTTCCATTGACCAGACCGCTCGTATAGATTCGACAACGGAAACAATAAGCCACATGATTTCCATGTCAAGAGAGAGCTTTGATGCTATGCGAGAGTCTCAGAACAGTGTTTCGGCATTGACAAGGATGGAGAACGAAATGCAAGGCAAGCAAATGAAGTTTTACCAGACCAAGCGTCACGTGCTGAAGCAGGATTCAGTAGAGCTTGCACTAGCCTTGAGGGAGGCAGATCACTGTACAAATAGAATACATGCCACAAACAGTACATCAATgtga
- a CDS encoding predicted protein, with protein sequence MIDTLSDRFWHAASKFASFTSSISSVLVSPWHMPSGNNAKSSSTSSSQRRSSKEFMKSRGYHDSFSRADEMYGNDPDHPNEGILLVDEKLDGVTLFDNDHDDVSLPEDASLD encoded by the coding sequence ATGATAGACACGCTCTCCGATAGGTTTTGGCATGCGGCCTCCAAGTTTGCTTCTTTCACATCCTCGATTTCTTCTGTTCTCGTTTCCCCTTGGCACATGCCGTCAGGCAACAACGCAAAGTCTTCATCAACAAGCTCCAGCCAAAGGCGGAGTAGTAAAGAATTTATGAAAAGTAGAGGTTACCACGACAGCTTTTCAAGAGCCGACGAAATGTACGGCAACGATCCTGATCACCCAAATGAAGGAATACTGCTCGTGGATGAAAAGCTTGACGGAGTCACACTTTTTGATAACGATCATGACGATGTAAGCCTTCCCGAAGACGCAAGTCTGGATTAG
- a CDS encoding predicted protein → MKLTIACLIACCSSSALGFVVQQPSSPALAASSTALFDSRRRQKLAARSKWIDNRGISGGTPTAEGSSKTGLMKNSDGLEYIKLVHPDTGATSEVYLLGGVVTSYVDGDGTEFIAVRPDAKMDGSKPISGGLSHCWPQFGPGAIQQHGFARNVNWSVKDMSDTSCVLELAPSEYTKEMWDKEFLCTFSVALEEDQLSTKMLVENKGVEALDFQAALHSYFTVSALDKLEIAGSFAGKDFLNKLVGDEGEMQTEEREVITITEEYDRVYKGVNDPILKDAGTGKSLSVLNNAGWEDTVLWNPFGNEGMGYNNFVCVESVKFDPVSLDGGSSWTGDMALKPGSL, encoded by the coding sequence ATGAAGTTGACAATCGCATGCTTGATCGCGTGCTGCAGTTCTTCTGCCTTGGGGTTTGTGGTGCAACAGCCGTCGTCTCCCGCGCTTGCTGCGAGTTCAACGGCTTTGTTTGacagtcgtcgtcggcaaaagCTCGCCGCTCGTAGCAAGTGGATCGACAATCGCGGAATTTCCGGAGGGACCCCCACAGCAGAAGGGTCGAGTAAAACTGGCCTGATGAAGAATTCCGATGGTCTCGAGTACATCAAGTTGGTTCATCCCGATACCGGCGCCACCAGCGAAGTGTACCTTCTCGGAGGAGTCGTCACCTCGTACGTGGACGGTGACGGCACCGAATTCATTGCTGTTCGCCCTGATGCCAAGATGGATGGAAGCAAACCGATTTCGGGAGGCTTGTCTCATTGCTGGCCTCAGTTTGGACCCGGTGCTATTCAGCAGCATGGATTCGCCCGGAATGTAAACTGGTCGGTCAAGGACATGTCTGATACGAGCTGTGTTTTGGAGCTAGCACCTTCGGAGTACACTAAGGAAATGTGGGACAAAGAGTTCCTTTGCACTTTCTCAGtcgctttggaagaggacCAGCTATCAACCAAAATGTTGGTCGAAAACAAAGGAGTGGAGGCGCTTGACTTCCAAGCGGCTCTTCATTCCTACTTTACTGTTTCGGCTTTGGACAAGTTAGAAATTGCCGGAAGTTTCGCCGGAAAGGATTTCCTCAACAAGCTTGTGGGTGACGAGGGTGAAATGCAAACGGAAGAGCGTGAGGTGATCACTATTACTGAAGAATACGACCGCGTCTATAAGGGTGTCAACGATCCTATTCTTAAAGACGCGGGTACAGGCAAATCGTTATCCGTGCTGAACAACGCCGGTTGGGAAGACACAGTTCTTTGGAATCCTTTCGGCAACGAAGGAATGGGTTACAACAACTTTGTTTGTGTGGAAAGTGTCAAGTTCGACCCTGTTTCTCTGGATGGCGGCTCCTCCTGGACTGGAGATATGGCCCTCAAACCTGGATCCCTCTAA